The following proteins are encoded in a genomic region of Streptococcus cristatus AS 1.3089:
- the cps4B gene encoding capsular polysaccharide biosynthesis protein Cps4B translates to MIDIHSHIIFDVDDGPKTLEDSRRLLEESYRQGVRTIISTSHRRKGMFETPEEKIAANFKQVQDLAKQVADDLTVLYGAEIYYTSDILQKLEEGTFPSLGGTKYILIEFSMNTPYKDIHSALGNVIRLGMTPVVAHIERYHCLENDEDRVSELINMGCYMQVNSSNVLKPKLFGDRYKFMKKRVQFFLERDLVHFVASDMHNLDDRPPYMQKAYQIVAKKYGAERAEELFKTNQEILLSNEFI, encoded by the coding sequence ATGATTGATATTCACTCGCATATCATTTTTGATGTGGATGACGGTCCTAAGACATTAGAGGATAGCCGACGTCTACTAGAAGAGAGCTATCGTCAGGGTGTTCGTACCATTATTTCTACTTCTCATCGCCGAAAGGGCATGTTTGAAACACCTGAAGAAAAGATTGCAGCAAATTTTAAGCAAGTGCAGGACTTGGCCAAGCAAGTTGCTGACGACTTGACCGTGCTATATGGAGCTGAGATTTACTATACTAGCGACATCTTGCAAAAGCTGGAAGAGGGGACATTTCCCAGTCTAGGTGGCACCAAGTATATCTTGATCGAGTTTAGTATGAATACACCCTATAAGGATATTCACTCAGCCTTGGGCAATGTTATCCGCCTCGGCATGACCCCAGTGGTGGCTCATATCGAGCGCTATCACTGTCTGGAAAATGATGAAGATAGGGTCAGCGAATTGATCAATATGGGCTGCTATATGCAGGTCAACAGTTCAAATGTTTTGAAACCCAAGCTCTTTGGTGATCGTTACAAATTTATGAAAAAGCGTGTTCAGTTCTTTCTAGAACGGGACTTGGTTCATTTCGTTGCCAGCGATATGCACAATCTTGATGACAGACCGCCTTATATGCAAAAGGCCTATCAGATTGTCGCGAAAAAATACGGCGCTGAGCGTGCGGAAGAACTCTTTAAGACAAACCAAGAAATCTTATTAAGTAACGAGTTTATTTAA
- a CDS encoding LCP family protein has translation MYQRSKKSKKKSNRLKIFNSTLLGVYTLLAAFLIFTIFRYHFLAFRYVNVLVTVLILAVAVLSGFLIFKGKAERATSALLILALLVGSVSMYAVKGLVDLSAGVNSTSNYSEYEMSIVVPADSDVTDLKQLTSVLAPSGNDQDNVQALMKNISQTQGHELTVDTASSYLAAYKSLTSGEAKAMVLNSVFEDTIRGEDPDYASKIKKIYTHKMSKKIDTAIGKQDPNAEVFNIYVSGIDTYGPISSVSRSDVNIIMTVNRKTKKVLLTTTPRDAYVPIADGGLNQPDKLTHAGIYGVDASVHTLENLYGIDLNYYVRLNFTSFLKLIDLLGGIDIENDQEFTSLHGNYHFPVGKIHLNSDQALGFVRERYSLNGGDNDRGKNQEKVIAAVIKKLTSTDALKNYNAILSGLQDSVQTDMSLETMMNLINTQLESGGSYNVTSQALTGTGNTGLPSYAMPEANLYMMEIDQNSLAAAKAAIQEVMEGK, from the coding sequence ATGTATCAGAGATCAAAAAAATCTAAAAAGAAAAGCAATCGCTTGAAAATATTTAACAGCACCCTGTTGGGTGTTTATACTTTGTTAGCGGCTTTCTTGATTTTCACAATTTTCCGCTATCATTTTCTAGCTTTTCGCTATGTGAATGTCTTAGTGACAGTCCTCATCCTAGCAGTGGCAGTCCTATCAGGATTCCTCATTTTCAAGGGGAAGGCAGAGAGGGCGACTAGCGCTCTCCTAATACTAGCTCTACTTGTGGGTTCGGTATCTATGTATGCTGTAAAAGGCTTGGTCGACTTGTCGGCTGGTGTCAACTCCACTTCCAACTACTCTGAGTATGAGATGAGTATCGTGGTGCCGGCAGATAGCGATGTCACGGACCTCAAGCAGTTGACAAGTGTCTTGGCGCCATCGGGCAATGACCAAGACAATGTCCAAGCACTGATGAAAAATATCAGTCAGACACAAGGGCATGAGCTGACAGTGGATACAGCTTCTTCTTATCTAGCTGCCTATAAGTCACTGACTTCTGGTGAAGCCAAGGCTATGGTCTTGAACAGCGTCTTTGAAGATACCATTCGTGGTGAAGATCCCGACTATGCTTCTAAGATTAAAAAAATCTACACTCACAAGATGAGCAAGAAGATTGATACAGCTATCGGTAAGCAGGATCCTAATGCAGAAGTCTTCAATATCTATGTCAGTGGTATTGACACTTATGGACCGATTTCTTCTGTGTCACGCTCGGATGTCAATATTATCATGACAGTCAATCGTAAGACCAAGAAAGTCTTGCTGACGACGACGCCTCGGGATGCCTATGTTCCAATTGCGGACGGTGGCCTCAATCAGCCAGATAAGCTGACCCACGCGGGTATTTACGGCGTGGATGCTTCAGTTCACACCTTGGAGAACCTCTACGGCATTGATTTGAATTATTACGTGCGCCTGAATTTCACTTCCTTCCTCAAGTTGATTGACTTGCTGGGCGGAATTGATATTGAGAACGACCAAGAGTTTACTAGCCTGCACGGCAATTACCATTTCCCTGTAGGCAAGATCCATCTGAATTCTGACCAAGCTCTAGGCTTCGTCCGTGAGCGTTATTCTCTAAATGGTGGAGATAATGATCGTGGTAAGAACCAAGAAAAGGTTATTGCAGCAGTCATTAAGAAACTGACTTCGACAGATGCACTGAAGAATTACAACGCCATTCTTTCAGGGCTACAGGATTCTGTCCAGACCGATATGAGCTTGGAAACGATGATGAATCTGATCAATACTCAGTTGGAGTCAGGTGGAAGTTATAATGTGACTTCTCAGGCCTTGACCGGAACTGGAAATACAGGTCTGCCTTCTTATGCCATGCCAGAAGCCAATCTCTACATGATGGAAATTGATCAAAATAGCTTGGCAGCGGCCAAAGCAGCAATCCAAGAAGTGATGGAAGGGAAGTAA
- a CDS encoding GNAT family N-acetyltransferase has protein sequence MELRRPKLEDKEKILEMLADFEAAGSRQDGFFGGADFVYEDWLEAIQLAEAGLGLPQGFVPYIQLISFAADGQAVGFLNLRLRLNDHLLQEGGHIGYSIRPSARGKGLAKEQLRQGLQVAKSKNIKRALVTCDSDNAASRAVILANGGVLEDVRAGKERYWIDLD, from the coding sequence ATGGAGCTGAGACGACCGAAACTAGAAGACAAGGAAAAGATTTTAGAGATGCTGGCTGACTTTGAAGCGGCTGGCAGCCGGCAGGACGGCTTCTTTGGCGGAGCGGATTTTGTTTATGAGGACTGGCTGGAGGCTATTCAGCTAGCTGAGGCAGGTCTAGGCTTGCCACAAGGTTTTGTGCCCTACATCCAACTAATCTCTTTTGCTGCAGATGGTCAGGCAGTGGGCTTTCTCAATCTGCGCTTGCGGCTCAATGACCATTTGCTTCAAGAAGGAGGGCATATCGGCTATAGTATCCGTCCCTCTGCGCGTGGGAAAGGATTGGCAAAAGAGCAGCTGCGGCAAGGCTTGCAAGTAGCCAAAAGTAAAAATATCAAACGCGCTTTAGTGACTTGTGATAGTGACAATGCTGCCAGTCGAGCGGTGATTCTGGCTAATGGAGGAGTATTAGAAGATGTTCGAGCTGGTAAAGAGCGCTATTGGATTGATTTAGATTGA
- the nrdG gene encoding anaerobic ribonucleoside-triphosphate reductase activating protein: protein MNNPKPQEWKSEELSKGRIIDYKAFNFVDGEGVRNSLYVSGCMFHCEGCYNAATWSFNAGIPYTQELEEQIMKDLAEPYVQGLTLLGGEPFLNTGILLPLVKRIRRELPDKDIWSWTGYTWEEMMLETEDKLELLSLIDILVDGRFDITKKNLMLQFRGSSNQRIIDVQKSLQSGQVVIWDKLNDGLQAYEQVDRDGLL, encoded by the coding sequence ATGAACAATCCCAAACCTCAAGAATGGAAAAGTGAGGAGCTGAGTAAAGGGCGAATCATTGACTATAAGGCCTTTAACTTTGTGGATGGCGAAGGTGTCCGCAACTCCCTCTATGTCAGTGGCTGTATGTTTCACTGTGAAGGCTGCTATAATGCGGCTACTTGGTCTTTCAACGCTGGCATTCCTTATACGCAAGAGCTGGAGGAGCAGATTATGAAAGACTTGGCGGAGCCTTATGTGCAGGGACTGACCCTTCTAGGCGGCGAGCCATTTCTCAACACAGGCATTCTCTTGCCCTTGGTCAAGCGGATTCGGAGAGAGTTGCCGGACAAGGATATCTGGTCCTGGACGGGCTACACTTGGGAGGAGATGATGCTGGAAACGGAGGATAAGCTGGAGCTGCTGAGTCTGATTGACATCTTGGTGGACGGCCGTTTTGATATCACGAAGAAAAATCTCATGCTACAATTTCGTGGTTCCTCTAATCAACGCATCATTGATGTGCAGAAGTCCCTTCAGTCAGGACAGGTAGTCATCTGGGACAAGCTCAATGATGGTTTGCAAGCTTATGAGCAAGTGGACCGAGATGGCTTGTTATAA
- a CDS encoding GNAT family N-acetyltransferase, protein MELRRPTLEDKNAILEMIAEFDAAKSYMHGGMGSTWKRAKDYEDWLKIVERKEDVANLPAGWVPAIQFLSFDETGLPLGFLALRLSLNDKLFVEGGHIGYSIRPSQRRKGLAKMQLELGLAEARKQGLERVLITCDEDNEASRRTILSAGGVYENTIDRSQRYWIDLEDEDEQSQTSRMEK, encoded by the coding sequence ATGGAGCTAAGACGACCAACTTTGGAAGATAAAAACGCGATATTAGAGATGATTGCGGAGTTCGATGCTGCAAAATCCTACATGCACGGCGGCATGGGCTCTACTTGGAAACGAGCAAAGGATTATGAGGATTGGCTGAAAATTGTAGAACGGAAGGAAGATGTGGCAAACTTGCCAGCAGGTTGGGTTCCTGCCATCCAATTTTTATCCTTTGATGAGACCGGCTTGCCTCTGGGCTTTTTAGCTCTGCGCTTGTCCTTGAATGACAAATTATTTGTGGAGGGTGGGCATATAGGCTATTCTATCCGGCCCAGTCAACGCAGAAAGGGTTTGGCCAAGATGCAGCTGGAGCTCGGGTTAGCAGAGGCTCGAAAGCAAGGACTGGAACGAGTGCTGATTACCTGCGATGAAGACAACGAAGCCAGCCGCCGTACCATTCTCTCTGCTGGCGGTGTTTACGAAAATACAATCGACAGAAGTCAGCGTTATTGGATTGATTTGGAGGATGAAGATGAACAATCCCAAACCTCAAGAATGGAAAAGTGA
- a CDS encoding tyrosine-protein kinase has product MPILELAKKKKLSISRVEEYYNALRTNIQLSGEDIKVIAVSSTFPGEGKTTTSTNLALTFAKAGHKTLLIDADIRNSKMLGGVFKSGEKVSGLTEYLARNTDLSQGLCETDEENLFVITSGQASPNPTALLQSERFTTMMSVLRRHYDYIIVDTPPIGMVVDATLIAKVCDASLLVVSTNEVKRKMVQKSKTQLEQSSTPFLGVVLNKYNVQADKYGFYGSYGHYGDRLKEE; this is encoded by the coding sequence ATGCCAATACTAGAGTTAGCAAAAAAGAAAAAACTTTCTATTTCACGGGTAGAGGAGTATTACAATGCTCTTCGGACCAATATCCAACTTAGCGGTGAAGATATCAAGGTGATTGCTGTTAGTTCTACCTTCCCAGGTGAAGGGAAGACGACAACTTCAACCAATCTTGCTCTAACCTTTGCTAAGGCGGGTCATAAGACACTTTTGATTGACGCAGATATCCGAAATTCAAAAATGCTAGGTGGAGTCTTTAAGAGCGGTGAGAAGGTTTCTGGCTTGACAGAGTATCTTGCGAGAAATACAGACTTGTCTCAAGGACTGTGCGAAACGGATGAGGAGAATCTCTTCGTCATTACCTCTGGACAAGCGTCACCCAATCCAACGGCTCTTCTCCAGAGTGAGCGATTTACCACTATGATGAGCGTCTTGCGCCGTCATTACGACTATATTATCGTGGATACACCGCCGATTGGTATGGTGGTAGACGCAACCTTGATTGCCAAAGTTTGCGATGCCAGTCTTTTGGTTGTGTCTACAAATGAAGTCAAGCGTAAAATGGTTCAAAAATCTAAAACGCAATTGGAGCAATCATCCACACCTTTCCTTGGCGTGGTCTTAAATAAATACAATGTGCAAGCAGACAAATACGGTTTCTATGGTTCCTATGGACACTATGGGGATCGACTGAAAGAAGAATAG
- a CDS encoding CspC family polysaccharide chain length determinant protein: MNQENQMIEIDVLSLLKTLWKRKFLIILTALLTGILALGYSVFIAKPTYKSTTRIYVVNRQQGENPTLTNQDLQAGSYLVKDYKEIILSQDVLASVISELKLSGSPSDLASKVTVTVPTDTRIVSITVTHADPAEASRIANTLREVAAEKIIAVTKVSDVTTLEEAETPKTPSSPNIRRNTIIGVLAGGVLMVLVVVSVEILDDRVKKPEDIEETLGMTLLGVIPDMSKVG, from the coding sequence ATGAATCAAGAAAATCAAATGATCGAAATCGATGTGTTGTCTCTGTTGAAGACACTTTGGAAACGGAAGTTTTTAATCATCTTAACTGCCTTATTGACGGGGATTTTAGCTCTAGGTTACAGTGTTTTTATTGCTAAGCCTACTTATAAGAGCACGACGCGTATCTACGTTGTCAATCGTCAGCAGGGAGAAAATCCTACCTTGACCAACCAAGACCTGCAGGCAGGTTCTTATCTGGTAAAGGACTATAAGGAAATCATCTTATCTCAAGATGTCTTGGCATCTGTCATTTCAGAATTGAAATTGTCAGGTTCGCCATCTGATTTGGCATCTAAGGTAACTGTGACCGTACCGACAGATACTCGGATTGTGTCTATTACGGTTACGCATGCGGATCCGGCAGAAGCAAGCCGTATCGCTAATACCTTGCGTGAAGTTGCTGCTGAGAAAATCATCGCTGTTACCAAGGTCTCTGATGTTACAACGCTGGAAGAAGCGGAGACGCCGAAAACACCGTCTTCTCCAAACATTCGTCGAAATACCATCATTGGAGTGCTTGCGGGTGGTGTCTTGATGGTTCTTGTGGTAGTGAGCGTGGAAATCCTTGATGACCGTGTCAAGAAGCCAGAAGATATCGAAGAAACCCTAGGCATGACATTACTTGGTGTCATCCCAGATATGAGTAAGGTAGGTTAG